In Triticum urartu cultivar G1812 chromosome 6, Tu2.1, whole genome shotgun sequence, the following proteins share a genomic window:
- the LOC125513283 gene encoding outer envelope pore protein 37, chloroplastic, translated as MAAATATTSSSSSTPKNPNPFNLPPWLRCPLTFLCPPPPPPPPPPPPSPPPPPPPEPTVVAPAQRYRRPGLRVTTEYDSEEALFAHKVSCKLAGGLAKLRLSFQSDQQGHGEDPRQLFGAPVLSFVTKHFSAMYDVEGRNALLRGNASLPGGAVQLRASHDVKEQEGEVSVITRLGDPSYRLEISSLVPYSGLPRATLHFPIGQVSVEERTNEEDQKMLSVYGIAKTDFLDGVLTAQYNENDLNLRYCYKDNELTLVPSVSLPSNAVSLDFKRRFGSSDKLSYHFNFDTDEWNAVYKHTIGKNYKLKAGYDSEVRVGWASIWAGQEEGKAKTAPMKMKVQLMLQVPQDNIRNPSLLFRVKKRWDL; from the exons atggccgccgccaccgccaccactTCCTCATCCTCGTCCACCCCCAAGAACCCTAACCCTTTCAATCTGCCTCCATGGCTCCGCTGCCCCCTCACCTTCCTCtgcccgccccctccccctcccccgccgccccctcccccgtCGCCCCCACCACCCCCGCCCCCGGAGCCGACGGTGGTGGCTCCAGCGCAGCGGTACAGGAGGCCGGGGCTGCGGGTGACCACGGAGTACGACAGCGAGGAGGCCTTGTTTGCGCACAAGGTGTCGTGCAAGCTCGCGGGGGGTCTCGCCAAGCTGCGGCTGTCGTTCCAGAGCGACCAGCAGGGCCACGGAGAGGACCCGCGGCAGCTCTTCGGGGCGCCGGTGCTGTCGTTCGTCACCAAGCACTTCTCCGCGATGTATGACGTTGAGGGCCGCAACGCGCTGCTCCGTGGTAACGCTTCGCTCCCCGGTGGCGCCGTCCAGCTTCGCGCCTCGCACGATGTCAAG GAGCAAGAAGGAGAAGTTTCAGTAATAACTAGGTTGGGTGATCCGTCTTATAGACTTGAGATATCATCTTTGGTGCCTTACAGTGGTTTG CCAAGAGCAACACTCCACTTTCCAATTGGTCAAGTTTCAGTGGAAGAGAGGACAAATGAAGAAGACCAAAAAATGTTGTCAGTGTATGGGATTGCGAAAACTGATTTTTTAGACGGCGTTCTTACTGCTCAATACAATGAAAATGATTTGAATCTAAGATATTGTTATAAG GACAATGAATTAACTTTAGTTCCCAGCGTCTCCTTGCCTTCCAATGCAGTATCCCTAGACTTCAAAAGGCGTTTTGGTTCTTCTGATAAGTTAAG CTATCATTTTAACTTCGACACTGATGAATGGAATGCTGTTTATAAGCATACAATTGGTAAAAATTATAAACTGAAAGCTGGTTATGATTCAGAGGTGCGAGTTGGATGGGCTTCCATCTGG GCTGGGCAAGAAGAGGGTAAAGCAAAGACTGCACCTATGAAGATGAAGGTTCAGCTTATGCTTCAGGTTCCCCAGGATAATATTCGCAATCCTTCTTTACTATTTCGAGTGAAGAAAAGGTGGGATCTGTAG